Proteins encoded within one genomic window of Jatrophihabitans sp.:
- a CDS encoding [LysW]-aminoadipate kinase, which produces MVAKCGGAVALEPDALCRDVAALISAGVPVVLVHGGSADIDRLAERLGQPHRRLVAPDGLSTRHTDSEALQTLILGLCGITKPRLLSALQAAGVPAVGLTGIDAGLVRARRKSAHRVVRDGRVVIVRDNHSGRIERVDARVLRSLLAAGLVPVISPPALAEDGAAVNVDADRVAAAVAAALDGATLLLLTDTPGVLADPGDSGSTISELTLDPDALPDCAGGGMRMKLNAAGEALRAGVGRVVIGDGRPERPIRQALDNQGSTRVTLAPAGGHGGLR; this is translated from the coding sequence TTGGTCGCCAAATGCGGAGGCGCGGTAGCCCTTGAGCCGGACGCCCTCTGCCGTGACGTCGCGGCGCTGATCAGCGCCGGCGTCCCGGTGGTGCTCGTGCACGGCGGTTCGGCCGACATCGACCGGCTGGCCGAGCGGCTGGGGCAGCCCCACCGCAGGCTGGTCGCTCCGGACGGCCTCAGCACCCGCCACACCGATTCAGAGGCGTTGCAGACGCTGATCCTGGGCCTGTGCGGGATCACCAAACCCCGCCTGCTGAGCGCCTTGCAGGCCGCCGGCGTGCCGGCCGTCGGGCTGACCGGCATCGACGCCGGGCTGGTGCGGGCTCGGCGCAAGAGCGCCCACCGCGTGGTGCGCGACGGCCGGGTGGTGATCGTGCGGGACAACCACAGCGGCCGGATCGAGCGGGTCGACGCGCGAGTGCTGCGCAGCCTGCTCGCGGCCGGGCTGGTTCCGGTGATCTCACCGCCGGCCCTGGCCGAGGACGGCGCGGCGGTCAACGTCGACGCCGACCGGGTCGCCGCGGCGGTGGCCGCCGCGCTGGACGGCGCCACCTTGCTCCTGCTGACCGACACCCCCGGCGTGCTCGCCGATCCGGGCGACAGCGGCTCGACGATCAGCGAGCTGACCCTGGACCCAGACGCGCTGCCCGACTGCGCCGGTGGCGGCATGCGGATGAAGTTGAACGCCGCGGGCGAAGCGCTGCGCGCTGGCGTCGGCCGGGTGGTGATCGGCGACGGCAGGCCCGAGCGGCCGATCCGCCAGGCGCTGGACAACCAGGGCAGCACCAGGGTCACCCTGGCGCCGGCCGGCGGTCACGGGGGTCTGCGATGA
- the argC gene encoding N-acetyl-gamma-glutamyl-phosphate reductase yields MIRAAIVGGSGYIGGELLRLLSSHPHVEVVACTSRRLAGRRVDGAHPNLRGSTELSFVDDRELDSYDVVLLATPHGVSVERRAEFEALAPVTVNLSADFRLADPAAYRRHYGKAHADPDALGSYVVGLAELHRDALAGADRISIPGCMATAAILALHPLVQAGLITGSVQVDARTGSSGSGASTAAGNSHPERSGSMRVFAPTEHRHQAEVEQAIGLPVRMSATGVNAVRGVQVLCHCVLADGVTEAQVRQAYRASYAAEPFIRLVAHRRGWYRYPEPKLLSGSNYCDVGFALDREGGRLVAIAALDNLVKGGAGNAVQSLNVRYGWPEQAGLGFTGLHPS; encoded by the coding sequence ATGATCAGGGCGGCGATCGTCGGAGGCTCTGGCTACATCGGCGGCGAGCTGCTGCGGCTGCTGTCGTCTCATCCGCACGTGGAGGTCGTGGCCTGCACCTCGCGACGGCTGGCCGGGCGCCGGGTGGACGGGGCGCATCCGAACCTGCGCGGCAGCACCGAGCTGAGCTTTGTCGACGACCGTGAGCTGGACAGCTACGACGTCGTGCTGCTGGCCACGCCGCATGGCGTGAGCGTCGAGCGGCGAGCGGAGTTCGAGGCGCTGGCGCCGGTGACCGTGAACCTCTCGGCGGACTTCCGGCTGGCCGACCCAGCCGCCTACCGGCGGCATTACGGCAAAGCCCATGCCGATCCGGACGCGCTGGGCAGCTACGTCGTCGGGCTCGCCGAGCTGCACCGGGACGCCCTCGCCGGCGCCGACCGGATCAGCATCCCCGGCTGCATGGCGACCGCGGCCATCCTGGCGCTGCACCCGCTGGTCCAGGCGGGGCTGATAACCGGGTCCGTCCAGGTGGATGCCCGCACCGGTTCCAGCGGTTCCGGCGCCTCGACCGCCGCCGGCAACAGCCATCCCGAACGCAGCGGCTCGATGCGGGTGTTCGCCCCGACCGAGCACCGCCACCAGGCCGAGGTCGAACAGGCCATCGGCCTGCCGGTGCGGATGAGCGCGACCGGCGTCAACGCGGTGCGCGGCGTACAGGTGCTGTGCCACTGCGTTCTGGCCGACGGCGTCACCGAGGCCCAGGTCCGCCAGGCCTACCGCGCCAGCTACGCCGCAGAGCCGTTCATCCGGCTCGTCGCTCACCGCCGCGGCTGGTACCGCTATCCCGAACCCAAGCTGCTGAGCGGCTCCAACTACTGCGACGTCGGCTTCGCCCTCGACCGCGAGGGAGGCCGGCTGGTCGCCATCGCCGCGCTGGACAACCTCGTCAAGGGCGGCGCCGGCAACGCCGTCCAGTCACTCAATGTCCGCTACGGCTGGCCCGAGCAGGCCGGTCTCGGCTTCACCGGGCTGCACCCGAGCTAA
- a CDS encoding RimK family alpha-L-glutamate ligase, producing the protein MRTASAQAPVAVLASRVRSDEKRLFAALTRRGVPYVQLDTRELRMPDTPVGAPVYRAVLNREISLSRAVYAARSLEIQELPMVNSAHAIEICGDKWRTSLQLRRHGVATPDSCLALSPQAALAAMLELGFPLVVKPLTGSWGRLVTPVRDLATAEIVLDYIAALPGPQAHLVYLQRLVAKPDRDLRVIVIGDQAVGAIYRRSDQWRTNVALGGQPMACPLTEEMAQLARAAARAVGAAVAGVDLIEGADGQLTVLEVNAGVEFGGFQQAHGDSLELAELIVDHLLAISDEPVLAGARS; encoded by the coding sequence ATGAGGACTGCCTCGGCGCAAGCGCCGGTAGCCGTCCTGGCCTCGCGGGTCCGCTCCGATGAGAAACGCCTCTTCGCGGCCCTGACACGCCGCGGCGTGCCCTACGTCCAGCTCGACACCCGCGAGCTGCGGATGCCCGACACCCCGGTGGGCGCCCCTGTCTATCGGGCGGTGCTCAACCGCGAGATCAGCCTGAGCCGCGCGGTGTACGCGGCCCGCTCGCTGGAGATTCAGGAGCTACCCATGGTCAATTCGGCACACGCGATCGAGATCTGCGGCGACAAGTGGCGGACCAGCCTCCAACTGCGCCGGCACGGCGTCGCCACGCCGGACAGCTGCCTGGCGCTCAGCCCGCAGGCGGCGCTTGCGGCGATGCTGGAGCTGGGCTTTCCGTTGGTCGTCAAGCCGCTCACCGGCTCATGGGGGCGGCTCGTCACGCCGGTTCGGGACCTGGCGACTGCCGAGATCGTGCTCGACTACATCGCCGCGCTGCCGGGGCCCCAAGCGCACCTGGTCTACCTGCAACGCCTGGTGGCCAAGCCCGACCGGGACCTGCGGGTGATAGTCATCGGCGATCAGGCCGTCGGAGCGATCTACCGGCGCAGCGATCAGTGGCGCACCAACGTCGCGCTCGGCGGCCAGCCGATGGCCTGCCCGTTGACCGAGGAGATGGCGCAGCTGGCCCGCGCGGCAGCCCGCGCGGTGGGCGCGGCGGTCGCGGGGGTCGACCTGATCGAAGGCGCCGACGGCCAGCTCACCGTGCTGGAGGTCAACGCCGGCGTGGAGTTCGGCGGCTTCCAACAGGCGCACGGGGACTCCCTGGAGCTGGCCGAGCTGATCGTCGACCACCTGCTGGCGATCTCGGACGAACCCGTCCTCGCCGGAGCCCGGTCATGA
- the lysW gene encoding lysine biosynthesis protein LysW, whose product MTTPCPECQSPLTLPAEPTLNEIVECLDCRAELEVVATSPLLLALAPEIEEDWGE is encoded by the coding sequence GTGACCACGCCCTGCCCTGAATGCCAGAGCCCGTTGACGTTGCCGGCCGAGCCGACGCTCAACGAGATCGTCGAATGCCTGGACTGCCGCGCCGAACTCGAAGTGGTCGCCACCAGCCCCCTGCTGCTCGCGCTCGCCCCGGAGATCGAGGAGGACTGGGGCGAATGA
- a CDS encoding transketolase C-terminal domain-containing protein, whose amino-acid sequence MSPRLAYRDALLALLASDARTVCLDSDTGLFTGADFGAAAGRYLDLGIAEQCLMGAAAGLAAGGARPFVHTMATFAASRALEFVKIDIAYNGLPVRIAATHAGVSAGRLGPTHHALEDLAVMRALPNMTVVVPGDAEQVVALLEQVVDLPGPVYLRLDRGAAEPLPHPMPAPVLGRIQVLSPGGEVVLAAIGPQPLAATLAAAALLREDGVGVTVLHVHTLAPFDTEAFLHAVAPASLVVSVEAHWIIGGLGSTLAEALCAAAPRRLLRVGIPRAFVSLVGSEREILAHYGVSGEAIHQQVLGELGLGPPVITPSGPPHRQPHPTF is encoded by the coding sequence GTGAGCCCGCGACTGGCCTATCGCGACGCCCTGCTGGCGCTGCTGGCCAGCGACGCCCGCACCGTGTGCCTGGACTCTGACACCGGGCTGTTCACCGGCGCCGACTTCGGCGCCGCCGCCGGGCGCTACCTCGACCTGGGCATCGCCGAGCAGTGCCTGATGGGCGCCGCCGCCGGTCTGGCGGCCGGCGGCGCCAGGCCGTTCGTGCACACCATGGCCACCTTCGCGGCCAGCCGGGCGCTGGAGTTCGTCAAGATCGACATCGCCTACAACGGCCTGCCGGTGCGGATCGCCGCGACCCATGCCGGGGTGTCGGCCGGCCGGCTCGGGCCGACCCATCACGCCCTGGAGGACCTGGCCGTGATGCGGGCGCTGCCGAACATGACGGTGGTGGTGCCCGGCGACGCCGAGCAGGTCGTGGCGCTGCTGGAGCAGGTCGTCGACCTGCCCGGCCCGGTGTACCTGCGGCTGGACCGGGGCGCGGCCGAGCCGCTGCCGCACCCGATGCCCGCGCCGGTGCTCGGCCGGATCCAGGTTCTGTCGCCAGGTGGCGAGGTGGTGCTGGCGGCCATCGGCCCGCAGCCGCTGGCCGCCACGCTGGCCGCGGCCGCGCTGCTGCGCGAGGACGGCGTGGGAGTCACCGTGCTGCACGTCCACACGCTGGCGCCCTTTGACACCGAGGCCTTTCTGCACGCCGTCGCCCCGGCCTCGCTGGTGGTCAGCGTCGAAGCGCACTGGATCATCGGCGGCCTCGGCTCGACGCTGGCTGAGGCGCTGTGCGCCGCCGCTCCGCGCCGCCTGCTGCGCGTGGGCATCCCCCGCGCCTTCGTGTCGCTGGTCGGCAGCGAGCGCGAGATCCTCGCCCATTACGGCGTCAGCGGCGAGGCGATCCACCAGCAGGTGCTGGGCGAGCTCGGGCTGGGCCCGCCAGTCATCACGCCATCCGGACCCCCTCACCGCCAACCCCACCCCACCTTCTGA
- a CDS encoding DegT/DnrJ/EryC1/StrS family aminotransferase, producing the protein MTLSPQPRTQSELAAFGGKAAVTQPPEAVQWPVVTDADRAAVTQALDGRMVSDSAGHTPVSRLEQEWALRCDSAACVATSNGTTALSLILAGLGVGPGDEVIVPALSFIASALAPLHQLAVPVFADVDPVTFCLDPQAVRAALSPRTAAILPVHLHGQPADMTALGEIARQHQLAVVEDAAQAHGARYQGRPVGSLATAAAFSLQVTKNLPTCGEGGLITTDDRQLADRIRMARQFGEVIDPAQQREYVSHILGWNSKMSSVQAAFTLSQLDRFDDYERARQHNVQAFLGRLEKLPGIVVPRAAPGTTHAWHILRLRFDPEAAGLDGVRPASFRSVLRRLLRAEGVPVSRYQLMPLPEQQVFVDRIGFGKGYPWRLGSPPPSGDYPVTRAVIEDSLTIQKRHLNPSAGPSLSQYADAFDKIWANLGAVAAMASGTRS; encoded by the coding sequence GTGACGCTCTCGCCGCAGCCCAGGACCCAGTCGGAACTGGCCGCTTTCGGCGGCAAGGCCGCCGTCACGCAACCGCCGGAAGCCGTGCAGTGGCCGGTGGTGACCGATGCCGATCGGGCCGCCGTGACGCAGGCGCTGGACGGCCGGATGGTCTCGGACTCGGCCGGCCACACGCCGGTCAGCCGGCTGGAGCAGGAGTGGGCGCTGCGCTGCGACAGCGCTGCCTGCGTCGCGACCTCCAACGGCACCACCGCGCTCAGCCTGATCCTGGCCGGCCTGGGGGTAGGCCCCGGCGACGAGGTCATCGTGCCCGCGTTGAGCTTCATCGCCAGCGCCCTGGCCCCGTTGCACCAGCTGGCGGTGCCGGTGTTCGCCGACGTCGACCCGGTGACCTTCTGCCTGGACCCGCAGGCGGTGCGGGCCGCGCTGTCACCACGCACCGCCGCGATCCTGCCCGTCCACCTGCACGGTCAGCCCGCGGACATGACCGCTCTCGGTGAGATCGCGCGACAGCACCAGCTGGCCGTCGTGGAGGACGCGGCACAGGCGCACGGGGCCAGGTATCAGGGCCGGCCGGTGGGCAGCCTAGCAACGGCGGCCGCGTTCAGCCTGCAGGTCACCAAGAACCTGCCGACCTGCGGGGAAGGCGGGCTGATCACCACCGACGACCGGCAGCTGGCGGACCGGATCCGGATGGCCCGCCAGTTCGGCGAGGTGATCGACCCCGCCCAACAGCGCGAGTACGTGTCTCACATTCTGGGCTGGAACAGCAAGATGAGCTCGGTGCAGGCGGCCTTCACGCTCTCCCAGCTCGACCGGTTCGACGACTACGAGCGGGCTCGCCAGCACAACGTGCAGGCCTTTTTGGGCCGGCTGGAGAAGTTGCCCGGGATCGTGGTCCCCCGGGCGGCGCCCGGAACCACCCACGCCTGGCACATCCTCCGGCTCCGCTTCGACCCGGAGGCAGCCGGCTTGGACGGGGTCCGGCCGGCGTCGTTCCGAAGCGTGCTCAGGCGCCTGCTGCGCGCCGAGGGCGTGCCGGTCTCGCGCTACCAATTGATGCCCTTGCCCGAACAGCAGGTGTTCGTCGATCGAATCGGCTTCGGCAAGGGTTATCCCTGGCGGCTGGGATCGCCGCCGCCCAGCGGCGACTATCCGGTCACCCGGGCCGTGATCGAGGACTCGCTGACCATCCAGAAACGGCATCTGAACCCTTCGGCCGGGCCCTCGTTGAGCCAGTACGCCGACGCCTTCGACAAGATCTGGGCCAATCTGGGCGCCGTCGCGGCGATGGCGAGCGGAACGCGCTCATGA
- a CDS encoding aspartate aminotransferase family protein: MTGGIGPAMPDAQFRLLAHQTVDVVADYLAGIREDPVFRVMPDAVRAKLSGQPLGEEPVPVERLLAEVRESVLPYPMGNGHPRFFGWVNSAPAPAGILAELLAAAQDPSCDVGDIAALHVETAVLEWLKQLMGYPAAAAGVLVSGGSMATLTGLAAARQWVAERDGWDVRRDGTRPPDGRRLMTYASDQAHSSVRKAVELLGLGSSSLRKVEVDHDYRLDVGALTRAIEQDLSRGARPFCVVASAGTVNSGAIDPLAQIADVCQRYGLWLHVDGAYGALASVHPQVAAAFDGLSRADSLTIDPHKWLSVPIECGCALVRDGELLRRTFAYVPAYLHTEPGVGVGGLDFAQFGFQQTRGFRALKLWMVLRQLGRRGLRELIGRHLELARELAQLIEDSPELELMAPLSLSVVTFRFLAPGVGEQDGMSRLNRAIEAAVQTDGRVFLTSTRLREGVVLRACVLHYDTGSADLVKLVEVVCEIGRDLAKRWVADQAEARSPGWAVSASTAHRQGIEEV; this comes from the coding sequence ATGACCGGCGGCATCGGCCCGGCCATGCCCGACGCGCAGTTCCGGCTGTTGGCGCATCAGACGGTCGACGTGGTGGCCGACTACCTGGCCGGCATCCGCGAGGACCCGGTGTTCCGGGTGATGCCTGACGCGGTGCGCGCGAAACTAAGCGGCCAGCCACTCGGTGAGGAGCCGGTGCCCGTCGAGCGGCTGCTCGCCGAAGTCCGCGAGAGCGTGTTGCCTTATCCGATGGGAAACGGGCACCCGAGGTTCTTCGGCTGGGTGAACTCCGCACCCGCGCCGGCCGGCATCCTCGCCGAGCTGCTGGCCGCGGCTCAGGATCCCAGCTGCGACGTCGGAGACATCGCCGCCCTGCACGTGGAGACCGCCGTGCTGGAGTGGCTCAAACAGCTGATGGGCTATCCGGCCGCGGCGGCCGGCGTCCTGGTCAGCGGCGGCAGCATGGCGACCCTGACCGGGTTGGCCGCGGCGCGCCAGTGGGTCGCCGAGCGCGACGGCTGGGACGTCCGCCGCGACGGAACGCGCCCGCCCGACGGCCGGCGACTGATGACCTACGCCAGTGACCAGGCGCACAGCTCGGTCCGCAAGGCCGTCGAGCTGCTGGGACTGGGCAGCTCGTCGCTGCGCAAGGTCGAGGTCGATCACGATTACCGTTTGGATGTCGGCGCGTTGACCCGGGCCATCGAGCAGGACCTGAGCCGGGGCGCGAGGCCGTTCTGCGTGGTGGCCAGCGCCGGAACGGTGAACTCCGGCGCGATCGACCCGTTGGCGCAGATCGCCGATGTCTGCCAGCGCTATGGGCTCTGGCTGCACGTCGACGGCGCCTACGGCGCGCTGGCCAGCGTGCATCCGCAGGTCGCTGCGGCCTTTGACGGCCTGTCGCGGGCGGACTCGCTGACCATCGACCCGCACAAGTGGCTCTCGGTTCCGATCGAGTGCGGTTGCGCGCTGGTCCGCGACGGCGAGCTGTTGCGCCGGACGTTCGCCTACGTGCCGGCCTACCTGCACACGGAGCCGGGCGTGGGGGTCGGTGGGCTGGACTTCGCCCAGTTCGGATTCCAGCAGACCCGTGGCTTCCGGGCGCTCAAGCTCTGGATGGTGCTGCGGCAGCTGGGACGCCGCGGCCTGCGCGAGCTGATCGGCAGGCATCTCGAGCTCGCCCGCGAACTGGCCCAGCTCATCGAGGACTCGCCGGAGCTGGAGCTGATGGCGCCGCTCAGCCTGTCGGTCGTCACCTTCCGCTTCCTCGCGCCGGGCGTCGGCGAGCAGGACGGGATGAGCCGCCTCAACCGCGCGATCGAGGCCGCGGTGCAAACCGACGGCCGGGTTTTTCTCACCAGCACCCGGCTGCGTGAGGGCGTGGTGCTACGCGCCTGCGTCCTGCATTACGACACCGGCTCCGCCGACCTGGTGAAGCTGGTCGAGGTCGTCTGCGAGATCGGCCGCGACCTTGCCAAGCGGTGGGTCGCCGATCAGGCCGAAGCGCGTTCTCCGGGCTGGGCAGTCAGCGCCAGCACGGCACATCGACAAGGAATTGAGGAAGTATGA
- a CDS encoding alpha-N-arabinofuranosidase yields MTICDVTLDPHFTIAPVPARMFGVLVEHMGRCVYGGIYEPGHPKADDAGLRQDVTELVRELGVTLARYPGGNFVSSFEWEDSVGPVSQRPTRLELAWRQLEPNTFGLNEFMSWTRVADVEPMMVVNLGTRGVADACNLLEYTNFDSGTKYSDLRISHGVRQPYGVKLWGLGNEQDGPWQIAQKSAVEYGLAAAETAKAMRKIDPSIELVSCASAWRHLPTMGSWQATVLEHAYEYVDHVSLHAYFEPIENDRTGYLASGLVLEQLIDAAVATSDYVGAKQRSKKKLNVSFDEWNLWYESRFVEKDLDWAIAPRLLEDTYTVEDAVVLASLLMSLLRHSDRVSMACLSELVNVVAPIRAEPGSAAWRQTIFHPFALIARHARGEVLRVEPRTETLDSSTYGGVPAADVLATRDPEDGSICLFAVNRHSDEPMTLQVALAALPPMRVVEHVELGGGALGETNTESCPDRVVPQVSTAHQLADRQLSAQLPPVSWTMIRLVPAETGQLR; encoded by the coding sequence ATGACGATCTGCGACGTCACCCTGGACCCGCACTTCACCATCGCGCCGGTGCCGGCACGGATGTTCGGCGTGCTGGTGGAGCACATGGGCCGCTGCGTCTACGGCGGGATCTACGAGCCGGGTCATCCCAAGGCCGACGACGCCGGCCTGCGCCAAGACGTCACCGAGCTCGTCCGCGAGCTCGGTGTCACGCTGGCGCGCTATCCGGGCGGAAACTTCGTCTCCAGCTTCGAGTGGGAGGACAGCGTCGGCCCGGTGTCGCAGCGGCCCACCCGGCTGGAGCTGGCCTGGCGGCAGCTGGAGCCCAACACCTTCGGCCTCAACGAGTTTATGAGCTGGACGCGCGTCGCCGACGTCGAGCCGATGATGGTGGTCAACCTGGGCACCCGGGGGGTAGCCGACGCCTGCAACCTGCTGGAGTACACCAACTTCGACTCGGGCACGAAGTACTCCGACCTACGCATCTCCCACGGTGTCCGCCAGCCGTACGGCGTCAAGCTCTGGGGCCTGGGCAACGAGCAGGACGGCCCCTGGCAGATCGCGCAGAAGTCCGCCGTCGAGTACGGCCTGGCCGCTGCCGAGACCGCCAAGGCGATGCGCAAGATCGACCCGAGCATCGAGCTGGTCTCCTGCGCGAGCGCTTGGCGGCACCTGCCGACGATGGGCAGCTGGCAGGCCACCGTTCTCGAACACGCCTATGAGTACGTCGATCACGTCTCGCTGCACGCCTACTTCGAGCCGATCGAGAACGACCGCACCGGTTACCTCGCCTCCGGGCTGGTGCTCGAGCAGCTGATCGACGCGGCGGTGGCCACCTCTGACTACGTCGGCGCCAAGCAGCGGTCGAAGAAGAAGTTGAACGTGTCCTTCGACGAGTGGAACCTCTGGTACGAGAGCCGGTTCGTCGAGAAGGACCTGGACTGGGCGATCGCGCCACGGCTGCTCGAGGACACCTACACCGTCGAGGACGCCGTGGTGCTGGCCAGCCTGCTGATGAGCCTGCTGCGCCACAGCGACCGGGTGAGCATGGCGTGCCTGTCCGAACTGGTCAACGTCGTGGCGCCGATCCGCGCCGAGCCCGGCTCGGCGGCCTGGCGCCAGACCATCTTTCATCCGTTCGCGCTCATCGCCCGGCATGCCCGCGGCGAGGTGCTACGGGTGGAGCCGCGCACCGAGACCCTGGACTCGAGCACCTACGGCGGCGTGCCGGCAGCCGACGTGCTGGCCACCCGTGACCCTGAGGACGGCAGCATCTGCCTCTTCGCGGTGAACCGGCACAGCGACGAGCCGATGACGCTGCAGGTCGCGCTGGCGGCGCTGCCGCCCATGCGGGTGGTGGAGCACGTCGAGCTGGGCGGCGGCGCGCTGGGTGAGACCAACACCGAGAGCTGCCCGGACCGGGTCGTCCCGCAGGTCAGCACCGCCCACCAGCTGGCCGACCGGCAGCTGAGCGCCCAGTTGCCACCGGTGTCCTGGACGATGATCCGCCTCGTCCCCGCCGAGACCGGTCAGCTCAGGTGA
- a CDS encoding GNAT family N-acetyltransferase: protein MSVEFRTLTERDELTAACRVFWRSMVGLPPLGSIDPVPGLEPGRFLGAFDGGELVGCADSYTSWLTVPGGARVPHAAVTHVGVLPTHTRRGIMTELLVGQLTDCRRRGEITASLCASEAGIYERFGYAIATTAASGRLIRDQARLREGAAPSGLIRLADQPDASRLLAGIYEPAAWNGSICRPEGWWLLHHLAQQAEPIKPYRAVHGDPGHEDGFVLYRPTEPERWLGSHQRTVVVEDFVAHSAAAYLGLMRHLLSLDLVDVLEFATLPADDPLPMLLTDARALREVQLRDEAWLRLVDVAAALGARGYRPGGSVVIEVEDPVLPANTGRYRISGSGAARTAEPAGIAVGVAALAAAYLGGTKWWQLARAGRAVELLPGSLADADELFGVSRLPYSGTSF from the coding sequence GTGAGCGTCGAGTTCCGGACGCTCACCGAGCGGGACGAGCTCACCGCCGCCTGCCGGGTGTTCTGGCGCTCGATGGTCGGCCTGCCGCCGCTGGGGAGTATCGACCCCGTGCCCGGACTGGAGCCCGGGCGTTTCCTCGGGGCCTTCGACGGCGGCGAGCTGGTCGGCTGCGCGGACTCCTACACCAGCTGGCTGACCGTTCCGGGCGGAGCGCGGGTGCCGCACGCGGCGGTCACCCACGTGGGAGTGCTTCCCACCCACACCCGGCGCGGGATCATGACCGAGCTCCTGGTGGGCCAGTTGACCGACTGCCGACGCCGGGGTGAGATCACAGCCTCGCTCTGCGCGTCCGAGGCGGGGATCTACGAGCGGTTCGGCTACGCCATCGCCACCACCGCCGCCAGCGGCCGGCTGATCCGCGACCAGGCCCGGCTGCGGGAGGGCGCGGCGCCCAGCGGGCTGATCCGGCTGGCCGATCAGCCCGATGCCAGCCGGCTGCTGGCCGGCATCTACGAGCCCGCCGCCTGGAACGGCTCGATCTGCCGGCCGGAGGGCTGGTGGTTGCTGCATCACCTCGCCCAGCAGGCCGAGCCGATCAAGCCCTACCGGGCGGTGCACGGTGATCCCGGCCACGAGGACGGCTTCGTCCTGTACCGGCCGACCGAGCCCGAGCGGTGGCTGGGCAGTCATCAGCGGACCGTGGTCGTGGAGGACTTCGTCGCGCACTCGGCCGCGGCCTACCTGGGGCTGATGCGGCATCTGCTCAGCCTGGACCTGGTGGACGTCCTGGAGTTCGCGACGTTGCCGGCCGACGACCCGTTGCCGATGCTGCTCACCGACGCCCGGGCGCTGCGCGAGGTCCAGTTGCGGGACGAGGCCTGGCTGCGGCTGGTGGACGTGGCCGCGGCCCTGGGCGCGCGCGGCTACCGCCCCGGCGGGTCGGTGGTGATCGAGGTCGAGGACCCGGTCCTTCCCGCCAACACCGGCCGGTACCGGATCAGCGGTTCGGGCGCGGCGCGCACCGCCGAGCCGGCCGGGATCGCGGTCGGGGTGGCGGCGCTGGCCGCTGCCTACCTGGGTGGGACCAAGTGGTGGCAGCTCGCTCGCGCCGGCCGGGCCGTCGAGCTGCTGCCGGGCTCGCTGGCCGACGCCGATGAGCTCTTCGGCGTCAGCCGCCTGCCTTATTCGGGAACGAGCTTCTAG
- a CDS encoding response regulator transcription factor, which translates to MTVRVVVCAKQAITREGLRTMLGEAPDVSVVSLASDGRGSLAAWRATRSDLVVLDLPEARDELSDAIRLFRADGAARSPVIAVCHDRRPATTSALLDSGACGVLADDVEATEMALAVRTAAQGELYLTPRLVSGLIDWLRAGAASVEHDLKPRTASLTPREREVLVTLAGGKSLEDTAKALFISNATVRTHVYRIRHKLRARDRAELVSLAFRAGMVRSAELV; encoded by the coding sequence ATGACGGTTCGTGTCGTGGTCTGCGCCAAGCAGGCGATCACCCGCGAGGGCCTGCGCACCATGCTCGGCGAGGCGCCGGACGTCTCGGTCGTGAGCCTGGCAAGCGACGGCCGCGGCAGCCTCGCCGCCTGGCGTGCCACTCGGTCAGACCTGGTGGTCCTGGACCTTCCCGAGGCCAGGGACGAGCTCAGCGACGCGATCCGGTTGTTCCGCGCCGACGGGGCGGCCCGGTCGCCGGTCATCGCCGTCTGCCATGACCGGCGCCCAGCCACGACCAGCGCCCTGCTGGACTCCGGCGCCTGCGGGGTGCTCGCCGATGACGTCGAGGCCACGGAGATGGCGCTGGCCGTGCGGACCGCCGCCCAGGGCGAGCTCTACCTGACCCCGCGCCTGGTGAGCGGCCTGATCGACTGGCTGCGGGCCGGCGCCGCCAGCGTGGAGCACGACCTCAAGCCGCGGACGGCGAGCCTGACCCCGCGAGAGCGTGAGGTGCTGGTGACCCTGGCCGGCGGCAAGTCGCTGGAGGACACCGCCAAGGCGCTGTTCATCAGCAACGCCACCGTGCGCACCCACGTCTACCGGATCCGGCACAAGCTGCGCGCGCGCGATCGCGCCGAACTGGTCTCACTGGCCTTCCGGGCCGGCATGGTGCGCTCGGCTGAGCTCGTCTGA